GACAAACACCGACGCGTCCGCTCGCTCGTGCATATCCATCCGCTGCATGAACGGCTGCCTGCTCATGTCTTACAAGGATGTGTGTTAGCTCCGCATCATATAGCTCGTCATATATCGGGAGGACAGCCCCTCCCGGATATCCGAATATGATTTCAACACCCTCTTCTTTTAAGCTTTCAATCAGTATTGCTGCGCCTGTTTTCATTCTCATCTCTCAGTAATCTATTCATGCCTGCTATTACCGCCTCGACACTTGCCTCTACGATATCCGTTCTGGCACCCCGGGAGGTCAGAACCCTCCCATCCTTTCTCATTTTCACCGTTACATCGACCAGCGCATCTGTTCCACCGTTGATCGCATCCACATGAAACTCCTCAAGCGTGATGTCGCCGAACTGGGCGACCGACTGCTGAAGGACCTTGATGGTCGCATCGACCGGACCGGTCCCGGTAGCGGCTCCCGTAACCTTCACCCCGTTTACGAACATCGTTGCCGATGCCGTCGGAATCGCGTTACTCCCGCTTACGACCGTGAACTGTTTAAGGCTGATCACCGGTTTGCATTCAAGGAGCATCACCGAATCTGCGATCGCCATAACATCGGCATCGGTCACTTTCATGCCCATATCACCGACTTTCTTGACTCGCGCAACGATCTCGGCAAGATGTTTTTCTCCGGGTTCGTAACCAAGTTCCTTCAGGGCCGACTGAACCGACGCGGTTCCAGAATGTTTTCCAAGAACGATTCTTCGTTTTCTTCCTACCGTTTCAGGCGACATTGGTTCATATGTCGTCGGATCCCGCAGGAGTCCGTGTGCATGGATCCCGCTTTCATGGGTAAATGCCATTCCGCCGACGATCGGCTTATTGGCTGCGAGCGGTATCTTTGTCATCTGCGATACAAGGGTCGACAGTGCATAGATCTTGGTCGTATCGATCCCGGTATCATAACCGTATAGCTTTTCAAGCACCATCACAACCTCTTCGAAGGGCACGTTTCCTGCACGTTCGCCCATCCCGTTGATGGTCGTGTGGGCACAGGTAGCTCCCGATCTTAACGCCGAGATAGTATTCGAAAGAGCCAGTCCAAGGTCATTGTGACAATGGATGCTCAGGGGTGCGAAGCATAAAGGCGGGATAACCTCTGCGGTCCTTTCAGGCGTTAACAGCCCTACGGTATCACAGAAACAAAGCCTGTCAGCTCCGTGTGCTACTCCATCTCTAAAAAGTCGGGCCAGATATTCCTGATCTGCCCTCGAAGAATCTTCGCCCGAGAGTTCGACAGTAAGCCCTCTCTCTTTGGCATATGCAACGGTTTCCATTGCCATTGCATAGACTTCTTCGCGGGTTTTCCCGAGTTTTTTGGTTATATGAAGGTCAGAAACCGGAACTACAAGATGCACCGAATCCACACCGCATTTCACGGCAAGATCGATATCTTCGGTCTTTGCTCGCGCATATGTGCAGATCTCTGCGTTGAGTCCCGCGTCAGATATCAGCTTTATAGCCTCTCTTTCGCCTTCGGAAGCGATCGCGGATCCAGCCTCGATCACATTCACGCCGATTGCGGAAAGTTCTTCTGCGATTTTCAGTTTCTGTACGGGTGTCAGAGAGACGCCCGGCGTCTGTTCCCCGTCACGAAGTGTCGTGTCCAGGAAACGGATGTTTTTATAGCCAAATAAAACAATCACTCATGGGATTAAACTCCGGTTAGATAGTCTACATTCGATTGGTATATATAAGTTTTGGAGAATCACGAGAATCACGCGCTCCAAAAAATGATTTTTTAAAAATAGCGCATAATACCGGGCATGATGTCGGTTTTTGACGGATGAAGAGAAAGATTTATAATATTGTAATGCATTGATACTGGGTATGTCTCAGGAAGATGGGATCGGAGCAGTCACTGCGAAAGTGGCGGATTGCATTCTATTGCGATAAAAGTACAGTCAACACGAACAAAAGAGTGACTATTTTAGACACCACACTTCGTGATGGTGAACAGACTCCCGGCGTGTCATTCACACTGGAGCAAAAAATTGAAATCGCGCATCAGCTGTCCGATATCGGCGTTGATGTGATTGAAGCTGGCTTTCCGGCATCTTCGGATGTCGAATTTGAAACGGTCAAGAGGATCTGTGCTGAAGAGGGTATCCGCCCCCTGATATGCGGACTCGCACGCTCAGTAAAAGCGGATGTGGATCGTTGTATCGAGGCCGGCGTTGATATGGTCCATGTGTTTATTCCCGCATCTGAGATCCAGAGAACCTATACCATCAAAAAAAGTCATGCAGAAGTCCTGGCAATTACCCGGGAGATCATTACGTATGCACGTTCAAAGTGCGATCATGTGATGTTCTCACCGATGGATGCGACCAGAACAAAACCGTCAGAGCTGGTCGAAGTCTGTAAAGCAGCAGATGAAGCCGGCGTGACGATAATCAACATTCCCGACACCGTCGGCGTAAGCACTCCGTCGATGATGAAACCCCTCGTCGCGATGATCCGCGAAAACGTCAAATGCAAAATCGACGTGCATTGCCACAACGATTTCGGTCTGGCGACCGCAAACACCATTGCAGCAGTTGAAGGCGGAGCTGATCAGATCCAGGTCACCGTCAACGGTATCGGCGAGCGGGCAGGAAATGCGGATCTGGCCCAGACGGTCATGATCCTGAAATCGATCTATGGAATGGAAACCAACATTCAGACAGAAAAACTGGTCGAAACATCAAGACTGGTTTCCAGATTATCACAGATCGCCGTCCTCCCAATCCAACCGGTAGTGGGCGACAATGCATTCTCGCACGAAAGCGGGATCCACTCCCACGGCGTAATGGCAAACCCGGGAACATTTGAACCCGGGATCATGACGCCCGAAATGGTGGGTCACCGAAGACGCTTAAAGCTTGGAAAGCATGTTGGAAAACATGCCGTTCGGCAGATGCTGGAGGACGTAAACGTAAATCCGTCCGACCCGGAACTGGACATGATCGTCGCAAAGGTCAAGGAGATCTCCGGACGCGGACGAAAAGTAACCGAGTTCGACCTTTTCGAGATCGCAAAAAGCATCACCGGCAGTCATGATGACAAAAAAATGATCGAGCTGGATGATATTTCGGTATTTACCGGAAGCCATACGATCCCGACGGCAAGCGTACGGGTCGTGGTCCACGGGGAAAACAAAACCTGTTCCAGAACAGGAGATGGTCCTGTGGATGCAGCAATGAAGGCGCTTTTAGCGATCGCGCCGGGAAAAGTTCAGTTAAAGAGCTTTAAAATCGAGGCGATATCAGGCGGGAGCGATGCGCTCGGCTGTGTCACCATCGAAGTTGAAGACGAGAAAGGCAGGATCTTTGATGCAGCTGCT
This region of Methanocorpusculum sp. genomic DNA includes:
- a CDS encoding 2-isopropylmalate synthase; the protein is MIVLFGYKNIRFLDTTLRDGEQTPGVSLTPVQKLKIAEELSAIGVNVIEAGSAIASEGEREAIKLISDAGLNAEICTYARAKTEDIDLAVKCGVDSVHLVVPVSDLHITKKLGKTREEVYAMAMETVAYAKERGLTVELSGEDSSRADQEYLARLFRDGVAHGADRLCFCDTVGLLTPERTAEVIPPLCFAPLSIHCHNDLGLALSNTISALRSGATCAHTTINGMGERAGNVPFEEVVMVLEKLYGYDTGIDTTKIYALSTLVSQMTKIPLAANKPIVGGMAFTHESGIHAHGLLRDPTTYEPMSPETVGRKRRIVLGKHSGTASVQSALKELGYEPGEKHLAEIVARVKKVGDMGMKVTDADVMAIADSVMLLECKPVISLKQFTVVSGSNAIPTASATMFVNGVKVTGAATGTGPVDATIKVLQQSVAQFGDITLEEFHVDAINGGTDALVDVTVKMRKDGRVLTSRGARTDIVEASVEAVIAGMNRLLRDENENRRSNTD
- a CDS encoding 2-isopropylmalate synthase; protein product: MGSEQSLRKWRIAFYCDKSTVNTNKRVTILDTTLRDGEQTPGVSFTLEQKIEIAHQLSDIGVDVIEAGFPASSDVEFETVKRICAEEGIRPLICGLARSVKADVDRCIEAGVDMVHVFIPASEIQRTYTIKKSHAEVLAITREIITYARSKCDHVMFSPMDATRTKPSELVEVCKAADEAGVTIINIPDTVGVSTPSMMKPLVAMIRENVKCKIDVHCHNDFGLATANTIAAVEGGADQIQVTVNGIGERAGNADLAQTVMILKSIYGMETNIQTEKLVETSRLVSRLSQIAVLPIQPVVGDNAFSHESGIHSHGVMANPGTFEPGIMTPEMVGHRRRLKLGKHVGKHAVRQMLEDVNVNPSDPELDMIVAKVKEISGRGRKVTEFDLFEIAKSITGSHDDKKMIELDDISVFTGSHTIPTASVRVVVHGENKTCSRTGDGPVDAAMKALLAIAPGKVQLKSFKIEAISGGSDALGCVTIEVEDEKGRIFDAAASNSDIVIASAEAMVNALNVVYRSGGFDR